From the genome of Pseudomonas hamedanensis:
CCTGATTGTCCTTGTTGTAGGCCAGCGGCTGGCCTTTCATCAGGGTCAGCAGGCCCATCAGCGCGCCGAACACGCGACCGGTCTTGCCACGCACCAGCTCCGGCACATCAGGGTTTTTCTTCTGCGGCATGATCGAGCTGCCGGTGCAGAAACGGTCGGGCAGGTCGATGAACTGGAACTGCGCGCTGGTCCACAGCACCAGCTCTTCGGAGAAGCGCGACAGGTGCATCATCGCGATGCTCGCGGCCGAACAGAATTCAATGGCGAAATCGCGATCGGAGACGTTATCCAGCGAGTTGCCGCCAACGGCGTCGAACCCCAGCAATTGCGCGGTGTATTCGCGATCGATCGGGTAGGTGGTGCCGGCCAGCGCAGCGCTGCCCAGCGGCATGCGGTTGGTGCGCTTGCGGCAGTCGACCAGACGCTCGTAATCGCGGCTGAGCATTTCGAACCAGGCCAGCATGTGGTGGCCGAAGGTCACCGGTTGCGCGGTCTGCAGGTGAGTGAAGCCCGGCATGATGCTCGCCGCTTCACGCTCGGCCTGTTCCAGCAGGCCTTTTTGCAGGCGGGTAATTTCCGCGAGGATCAGGTCGATTTCGTCACGCAGCCACAGACGGATATCGGTAGCGACCTGGTCGTTGCGGCTGCGTCCGGTGTGCAGCTTTTTGCCGGTGACGCCGATGCGATCGGTCAGGCGCGCTTCGATGTTCATGTGCACGTCTTCGCGATCGATACGCCAGTCGAACTCGCCCGCCTCGATTTCGCCCTGAATCGTGTTCAGGCCATCGATGATGCTGTCGCGCTCGGCATCGGTCAGCACGCCGGCCTTGGCCAGCATGGTGGCGTGGGCGATCGAACCCATGATGTCGTGGCGATACAGGCGCTGGTCGAAAGTGACGGAGGCGGTGAAGCGGGCGACGAAGGCGTCGACGGGTTCACTGAAGCGGCCGCCCCAGGACTGATTGGTCTTGTCAGTGCTCATGAATTCGCTCGTATCGGCTTGAAGAAAGAAGGCGTGAATCGCTGGCGCGGATAATAACAGGGTTGCCAATCCTGTCGCTGACACCGGTCGACAGGTTTTTTCGCAATGTGTCAGGCATGTCCGGCGCTGCCTGCGAAGAATTTACGAAAGGATATTTTTCGATTGAGCAATATCGTTCCGACGAACGTCTACAGTGGACAGAAGGGTCGGTGCGAATGCGGATCATGTGAAGGTCTGGCCACTGACTATAAAAAGAGGGGGCGGGTGAGTTGTCCTTGCGTCAACCCCGTGAGAAACGCAGGAAACAGCGGGCTCTGAGCGGTACGACCCGGACACTGGCAAATATTGCTGGCCGACGTACGGCACTTTTTGGCGCTCGGGCTAGTCTTAGCGTGGATCGCGGTGACGGACGTCACTTCACCTGTCTACGCTATCCTTGTGCGAGACTCACGCAGGAATCCAGCGCAATATGAATGTCCTGATCGTTGATGACGAACCCCTGGCTCGCGAGCGCCTCAGCCGAATGGTGAGCGAGCTTGAGGGTTATACAGTCCTGGAGCCCGGCGCCACGAATGGCGAGGAGGCGTTAGCGCTGATTGACAGCCATAAGCCGGATATCGTCTTGCTCGATATCCGCATGCCGGGCCTCGATGGCCTGCAGGTGGCTGCCCGACTGTGCGAACGAGAAACGCCGCCCGCCGTGGTGTTTTGCACCAGTCCCGATGAATTTGCCGTGGAAGCCCTGCAGGCCAGCGCCGTGGGCTATGTGGTGAAACCCGTGCGAACCGAACACTTGCAGGACGCCCTGAAACGGGCCGACCGTCCCAACCGGGCGCAACTCTCCGCCCTGACCCGGCCCGCTGCCGAAAGTGGCAACGGTCCGCGCAGCCATATCAGCGCCCGCACCCGCAAAGGTATTGAACTGATCCCGCTGGATCAGGTGGTCTACTTCATCGCCGACCACAAATACGTGACCTTGCGCCACGAAGCCGGTGAAGTGCTGCTGGATGAACCGCTCAAGGCGCTGGAGGACGAGTTTGGCGAACGCTTCGTGCGTATCCATCGTAATGCGCTGGTCGCCCGCGACCGTATCGAGCGCCTGCAACGCACACCGCTGGGCCATTTCCAGTTATTCCTCAAAGGCCTCAATGGCGATGCGCTGATCGTCAGCCGTCGGCATGTGGCCGGTGTGCGCAAAATGATGCAGGGCCTGTAACTCCGGTCATTGCCGGGGGCGCTTGCGACTGTTCATCAGGCATTTCAGGCCAGGGAGGCCACGCCATTTCTGATTCAAGTCAAAGTGGATTTGGCTGAGCTGTTATTATCCGCCGTATCTATTCAGTACGGATTGATCCATGTCCTCTCGCGAAATCCGCATCGCCACCCGTAAAAGTGCGCTGGCCCTCTGGCAGGCCGAATACGTCAAAGCCCGTCTTGAGGCAGCCCATCCGGGTTTGCTGGTGACACTGGTGCCCATGGTCAGTCGCGGTGACAAGCTGCTCGACTCACCGCTGTCGAAGATTGGCGGCAAGGGACTGTTCGTCAAGGAGCTGGAAACCGCGCTGCTGGAAAATGAAGCGGATATTGCCGTGCACTCGATGAAAGATGTGCCGATGGACTTCCCTGAAGGCCTCGGCCTTTTTTGCATCTGCGAGCGAGAAGACCCGCGCGATGCCTTCGTTTCCAATACTTACGAAAGCCTCGACGCGTTGCCGGCCGGCGCCATCGTCGGCACTTCCAGTTTGCGCCGTCAGGCGCAATTGCTGACGCGCCGTCCGGACCTGCAAATCCGCTTTCTGCGCGGCAACGTCAACACCCGCCTGGCCAAACTCGATGCTGGCGAATACGACGCGATCATTCTTGCCGCGGCGGGGCTGATTCGCCTGGGGTTCGAAGACCGCATCACCTCGGCAATCAGTGTCGATGACAGCTTGCCGGCCGGTGGTCAGGGCGCGGTCGGCATCGAGTGCCGCAGCGCCGATACAGACATCCACGCCTTGCTTGCACCGCTGCATCACGCCGATACCGCCTCGCGCGTCACCGCCGAGCGTGCCCTCAACAAACATTTGAATGGCGGCTGCCAAGTGCCGATCGCCTGCTACGCCGTGCTTGAGGGTGAGCAGTTGTGGTTGCGTGGTCTGGTCGGCGAGCCCAGCGGCGGCAAGCTGCTCAGCGCCGAAGCCCGGGCGCCGCGGGTCGATGCCCAAGCGTTGGGCGTGAAGGTTGCCGAAGCCTTGCTCAGCCAGGGTGCCGACGACATCCTGAAAGCGGTTTACGGCGAGGCAGGTCACGAGTGACGGGCTGGCGCCTGCTGCTGACGCGCCCTGCGGATGACTGTGCGGCGCTGGCTGCGACGTTGGCCGCAGAGGGGATTTTCAGCAGTTGCCTGCCGCTTTTGGAAATTGCTCCGTTGCCGGTCTCTGCCACAATGCGTCAGGCGATGGCGCGGCTGCCGGCTTGCGACGCGGTGATTGTGGTCAGCAAGCCGGCGGCGCGGATCGCAGTGGATCTGCTTAAGTCCGCTGGCACGTCGTCATTGGCGATGCCGTGGTTCAGTGTCGGCGCGGCGACCGCAGAAATTCTTCGCGAGCATGGTCTCGATGTGAGCTTCCCGGCGGACGGCGACGACAGCGAAGCCTTGCTGCAACTGCCGCATCTGCGCGAGGCGATCAGCCAGCCCGGTGCGCAGGTGTTGATCCTGCGCGGCGAGGGCGGGCGTGAACTGCTCGCCGAGCGCCTGCGCGCGCTTGGTGCTAGTGTCGAGTATCTGGAGTTGTACCGGCGCGACCTGCCAGCCTACGCCCCGAACGAGCTGCCACGGCGGATCGAAGCGGAACGCTTGAACGGGCTGGTGGTCAGCAGTGGACAGGGTTTCGAGCACCTGCGCGAAATGGCCGGCGAGGTCTGGCCGACGATTGCGCGGTTGCCGTTGTTTGTACCAAGCCCCAGGGTGGCCGAGCTGGCATGTGCCGCCGGGGCCCAGACAGTTGTGGATTGTCGTGGCGCCAGTGCCGCGGCTTTGCTGACGGCGTTGCGGGAACATCCCGCGCCCGTTTTCTGATGCAAAGGATGGATACGTGAGCGAAACAGCCTTGCCTAAAGATGATGTGCAACCTGTGACCGATGCCCAGGTTGAAACGCCAGTGCCGGCCAAAGAACCGCGCCGGGGCAATGGACTGGCCATAGTCGCCGTGCTGCTCGGCGCCGCTGGCGTGGCGATCGGCGGCTGGGGTGTCTGGCAGGTACGCCACCTGCAAACCAATACCCAACAGCAGTCCGCTCAGGTGCAGGCCTTGAACGATCAGGCGCAGAGTCTGAAGCTCAACGAGCAGCGCCTGACCGAGCGCCTCGCGCAGTTGCCCGGAGCCGACGAGCTTGCCGAGCGCCAACGTCTGGTGACGCAACTGCAAGGTGATCAGCAGCGCCTCAATCAGCGTCTGGAAACGGTCCTGGGGGCCAGTCGCAAGGACTGGCGTCTGGCCGAGGCCGAGCACCTGTTGCGCCTCGCCAGTCTGCGTCTGTCGGCGTTGCAGGACATCAGCAGCGCTCAGGCACTGGTGCAGGGCGCCGACGAAATTCTCCGCGAACAGAACGATCCGGGCGCCTTCGCCGCTCGTGAGCAAGTGGCGAAAACCCTTGTCGCGTTGCGCAGCACTGAGCAGCCGGACCGGACCGGATTATTCCTGCGCCTCGGTGCGCTGCGCGATCAGGTTATCGACCTCACCGAACTGGCTCCGGAGTACAAGGACCGCGGTGAGTCGCTGCTGGGCTTGACGGCTGACGGTGATGGCGCCAGTCGCTGGGCGCAGTGGTGGGATCAGGTTTCGCGCTACATCCGTATCGACTTCAACGCGGACAAGAATGTACGGCCGCTGCTGGCCGGGCAGAGCCTGAGCCAGGTCCGTCTGGCCCTGAGCCTGGCGCTGGAGCAGGCGCAGTGGGCGGCGCTCAACGGTCAGGCGGCGGTCTACACCCAGGCGCTGGCCGAGGCGCGTGATGTGCTCAAGGGCAACTTCAATCCGGACAATGCGCAAAGCAAAGTGATGCTTGAGCAGGTCGGCGAGTTGAGCAAGGAGCCGGTCACAGTCGTCACCCCCGATCTGGCTGGCACCCTGAGTGCGGTGCAAGCGTATTTGGAGCGACGTAACGTCAACGCCGAAGAATCGGTGAAACCGTTTGCCAGACCTGCCGGCAATACCGCGCAGGAGGCGACGCCATGAAACGCCTGTATGTGATCGTGTTTCTGGTGATCGCCGCCACCGCGGCGCTGGGCCTGGCGATTGCCGAGCATTCCGGTTACGTGCTGGTGGCGTACAAGAGTTTCCGCTACGAGTCGAGCCTGTGGGCGACACTGGCGGTGGTCGCGGTGCTGTGGCTGCTGTTCTGGGGGATCAAGGCGCTGGTCGAGCTGATCATGACTTCCACCGGCGTGGTCAATCCATGGTCGCGGCGCAACCGCAGTCGTCGCGTGCAGGTGGCAATCGAACACGGTCAGCTGGATCTGGCGGAAGGGCGCTGGGCCAGTGCGCAGCGGCATCTGACCCGTGCAGCGGAAGCCGAGCGGCAGCCGCTGCTGTTTTACCTCGGTGCGGCCCGTGCGGCCAACGAGCAAGGTCATTACGAAGAATGCGACCGCCTGCTCGAACGCGCACTGGAGCGTCAGCCTCAGGCTGAACTGGCGATTGCCTTGAGCCATGCACAATTGCAAACCGATCGCGGCGATACCGATGGCGCACTGGTGACGCTGCAAGCCATGCATGAGCGGCACCCGCGCAGCGCACAGACCTTGCGTCAGTTGCAGCGGCTGTATCAGCAGCGGGGTGAGTGGTCGGCGGTGATTCGCCTGCTGCCGGAGCTGCGCAAGGACAAAGTGCTTCCACCGGCTGAACTGGCCGAGCTGGAGCGTCGCGCCTGGGGTGAAAACCTGTCGTTGGCGGCGCAGCGTGAAGACGATGGCACGGTGGGTCTGCAATCGCTGAAACGCGCCTGGGAGCAGCTCACCGCGGCGCAGCGTCAAGAGCCGCCGCTGGTGTTGGCCTATGCCGAACAATTGCGTCAGCTGGGTGCTCAGGTCGAGGCGCAAGAAGTGCTTCGTACGGCCCTCAAACGCAAGTACGACAGCCATTTGGCGCGTCTCTACGGCTTGGTCCGTGGCAGCGACCCGGTACGCCAACTGCAAACCGCCGAAGGCTGGCTCAAGGAGCACCCGGCCGATCCGAGCCTGCTGCTGACCCTGGGACGCCTGTGTCTGCAAGCCAGTCTGTGGGGCAAGGCGCGAGACTATCTGGAGAGCAGCTTGCAGTTGCAGCGCAATCCTGAGACCTGTGCGGAGCTGGCGCGCTTACTGGCGCAGCTGGGCGATACCGAACGCAGCAATCAGTTGTTCCAGGAAGGTCTGGGTCTGCTGGATGAGCGCCTGCTGGCCGCGCCACTGCCGGTTTCCGCGCGCATCTGAAGTGACGAGGGAGGCGGCTCCCTCGTACATTCTTTTTAACTTCGTCGCGCGCTCGGTAAAAAGTCCTACGGCGCGTTACCCATATTCCCCTTGAACCTGTCGGGTTTTCCCTACACCTCTGGTGAACTGTCGGCAGGGCCTCGCCTTGAAAGGCTGACACGCTTTCCTCTACCGTAACCCTCTGTCTCTACTGTTACGGAAAAGCCATGTCGTTGGCCTGCTCACGCTCCTTGTTCTTCATGGCTTTCATTGCAGGAGCCTTTGCTCTGGGAGCTTCTTATTACCTTGAATACACGGTCGGTCTGACGCCGTGCAGCCTGTGCCTGGTGCAGCGCCTGTTTCTTACGCTGCTGTGCATTTGCTGTGGCGTGGCGGCGGTGCACGGCCCCCGGCGTGCCGGTCTTGGGCTCTACTGGCTGTGCGCGCTGGGCGCCAGCCTTGGCGGGACCACGGCAGCCTGGCGGCAAGTGTTGATTCAGAGTGATCCGCTGTTGCAGATGGTCAAATGCACACCCGCCGCCGAGCCGCTGTTCAGTGCCCTGCCGTGGGTGTGCGCCTTGCAACGGATGTTTAACGGCGGTGCCGACTGCGCGGAAATTTCCTGGACATTGTTTGACCTGAGCATTCCGGAGTGGAGCCTGTTGTTCTTTGTCGCGGTCTCGATACTCGCGGTGTACCAATTGTTGCGGCTGGCCTGGAATGCTCTACAACGCCCGTTCAGCGGCGAAGCGTCGCACCCGGTGCTGCTGAGGGATTAAACACTTGTATGAACTTTATCTCCTGCGTACCTTGAAGCCATAGGCGTGCGGGCATAATCTGGCCGGCACGTGTCATTGGAATTATGTTGCTCGATGACGCTCTGCCCGACCATCCCCACAAGCCAAAATCAGAAGCGGGACGCGGGTGTAGAGCAGCATGACCCACAAGGGAAGAGAGATCGCCATGCTCGAAAGTTGTCAGAATGCTCAGGAACGTTGGGGTGGAGTTCATCTGCTGATCGACCGCTGGTTACAGGAGCGTGAAGAACTGATCAGGGTCTATGACCTGCTCGGTGACAAGCCTGAGGCACTGTCGGAGAGCCGCAAGCCTTTGCTGGAATTCTGCGGTGTGCTGGTCGATTACGTCTCGGCCGGCCACTTCGAAATCTACGAACAGCTCACCGGCGAAGCCAAGGCGTTCAATGACAAGCGCGGCCTGGAACTCGCCGATACGATTTATCCACGTATCGATGTGATTACCGAGAAGCTGCTCGCCTTCAACGATCTGTGCGAAGAAGGCAAATGCGTTGCCGAGAAGTTCAAGGAGCTGGGCGGACTGCTGCACGAGCGCTTCGAGCTCGAAGACTGCCTGATTGAGGTGCTGCATAACGCGCACAAGGAAGAAGCGGCGGTTCAGGCCTGATCCGAACCCTGATCAAAAAAAAACGGTGCGCCCCAGGCGCACCGTTTTTTATTGCCTGCTCAATGGGTCGCGCCGCGCAATTCCACTTCGAACACCAAAGGCGTGAACGGCGCGATCAAGTCGCCGGCACCGTCGGCGCCATACGCCTGATCCGAAGGAATCACCAGTCGCCATTTGGCGCCCACCGGCATGTTCTGCAATGCGGTGCGCCAGCCGGCGATCACACTGTCTAGATTGAACCACTGTGGCTGAGTGTTCTGATCGAAGACAGTGCCGTCCGGCAGCCTGCCGATATACAGCACCTGCACTTTTCCGTCGGGGCCGGCCTTGGCGCCGGTGCCCGGAGCGAGCTCAGTCAGCAGGATGCCATCGGCCAGTTCCTTCACGCCGGGTCTGGCTTTTTCCGCGCTGAGAAAACGTTGCTCGTTTGCCATCGCCGCATCGCTTGAAGAGCGCGATGACTGTTCGGCATTTTGCGATTCATGTTCGGCCAGAATCTGTTCGATGCGCGCTTCACTCAATGCCAGTGGCTTACCCTGATAAGCCTGTTGCAGGCCTTCGATCAGCGCCTGGATCTGCAGCTGCGGGACCTCTTGGCGCAGGCGCTCACCGAGGCTGGCCCCGAGGCTGTAAGCCAGGTCGTGAGCATCGTTGGCCGTGGTTTTTTCAGTGGCGTGGGCCGCCGAAAAAACCAGGCAGAGGGTTAAAAAAAAGTAGCGCGACATCGGCACTCTCCGTCCTGAGATGCGCTGGATTATGCCAGCGCGAACGGCTGCAACGGTGAACTGCTTTTGTTTTCGCGCATGACATTTTCGCTTCGGTGCAACGCAACGGTTTCGATACTGTCAAGATGCCCTAGCGGCGGTATCAGCAGAGGTCTAGTATGAGCCGCACCCACGTCAGCCAGGAGGTAAACCATGTCGGCCACCAAGAAGCCTGTAAATACTCCGTTGCACTTACTCCAACAACTCTCGGGCAGCCTGCTCGAGCATTTGGAAAACGCTTGCTCCCAAGCCTTGGCTGATGCTGAAAAACTGCTCGCCAAACTGGAAAAGCAACGCGGCAAGGCGCAAGAAAAACTGCACAAGTCGCGCACCAAATTGCAGGATGCAGCCACCGCCGGTAAAGCCAAGGCACAGAACAAAGCCAAGGCCGCCGTGCAGGAGTTGGAAGAGCTGCTCGATGCCCTGAAGGATCGTCAGTCCGACACGCGCAGCTACATTCTGCAACTCAAGCGCGATGCCCAGGAAAGCCTGAAACTGGCCCAGGGTGTTGGCCGCGTGCAAGAAGCCGTGGGCAAAGTATTGTCCGCCCGTTCGGCCAAACCGGCGGCGGCACCGGCGAAGAAAGCCGTGGCCAAACCGGCTGCT
Proteins encoded in this window:
- the argH gene encoding argininosuccinate lyase — protein: MSTDKTNQSWGGRFSEPVDAFVARFTASVTFDQRLYRHDIMGSIAHATMLAKAGVLTDAERDSIIDGLNTIQGEIEAGEFDWRIDREDVHMNIEARLTDRIGVTGKKLHTGRSRNDQVATDIRLWLRDEIDLILAEITRLQKGLLEQAEREAASIMPGFTHLQTAQPVTFGHHMLAWFEMLSRDYERLVDCRKRTNRMPLGSAALAGTTYPIDREYTAQLLGFDAVGGNSLDNVSDRDFAIEFCSAASIAMMHLSRFSEELVLWTSAQFQFIDLPDRFCTGSSIMPQKKNPDVPELVRGKTGRVFGALMGLLTLMKGQPLAYNKDNQEDKEPLFDAADTLRDSLRAFADMIPAIKPKHAIMREAALRGFSTATDLADYLVRRGLPFRDCHEIVGHAVKYGVDTGKDLAEMSLEELRQFSDKIEQDVFAVLTLEGSVNARDHIGGTAPAQVKAAVARGQALIASR
- a CDS encoding LytR/AlgR family response regulator transcription factor, with amino-acid sequence MNVLIVDDEPLARERLSRMVSELEGYTVLEPGATNGEEALALIDSHKPDIVLLDIRMPGLDGLQVAARLCERETPPAVVFCTSPDEFAVEALQASAVGYVVKPVRTEHLQDALKRADRPNRAQLSALTRPAAESGNGPRSHISARTRKGIELIPLDQVVYFIADHKYVTLRHEAGEVLLDEPLKALEDEFGERFVRIHRNALVARDRIERLQRTPLGHFQLFLKGLNGDALIVSRRHVAGVRKMMQGL
- the hemC gene encoding hydroxymethylbilane synthase → MSSREIRIATRKSALALWQAEYVKARLEAAHPGLLVTLVPMVSRGDKLLDSPLSKIGGKGLFVKELETALLENEADIAVHSMKDVPMDFPEGLGLFCICEREDPRDAFVSNTYESLDALPAGAIVGTSSLRRQAQLLTRRPDLQIRFLRGNVNTRLAKLDAGEYDAIILAAAGLIRLGFEDRITSAISVDDSLPAGGQGAVGIECRSADTDIHALLAPLHHADTASRVTAERALNKHLNGGCQVPIACYAVLEGEQLWLRGLVGEPSGGKLLSAEARAPRVDAQALGVKVAEALLSQGADDILKAVYGEAGHE
- a CDS encoding uroporphyrinogen-III synthase, encoding MTGWRLLLTRPADDCAALAATLAAEGIFSSCLPLLEIAPLPVSATMRQAMARLPACDAVIVVSKPAARIAVDLLKSAGTSSLAMPWFSVGAATAEILREHGLDVSFPADGDDSEALLQLPHLREAISQPGAQVLILRGEGGRELLAERLRALGASVEYLELYRRDLPAYAPNELPRRIEAERLNGLVVSSGQGFEHLREMAGEVWPTIARLPLFVPSPRVAELACAAGAQTVVDCRGASAAALLTALREHPAPVF
- a CDS encoding uroporphyrinogen-III C-methyltransferase, whose protein sequence is MSETALPKDDVQPVTDAQVETPVPAKEPRRGNGLAIVAVLLGAAGVAIGGWGVWQVRHLQTNTQQQSAQVQALNDQAQSLKLNEQRLTERLAQLPGADELAERQRLVTQLQGDQQRLNQRLETVLGASRKDWRLAEAEHLLRLASLRLSALQDISSAQALVQGADEILREQNDPGAFAAREQVAKTLVALRSTEQPDRTGLFLRLGALRDQVIDLTELAPEYKDRGESLLGLTADGDGASRWAQWWDQVSRYIRIDFNADKNVRPLLAGQSLSQVRLALSLALEQAQWAALNGQAAVYTQALAEARDVLKGNFNPDNAQSKVMLEQVGELSKEPVTVVTPDLAGTLSAVQAYLERRNVNAEESVKPFARPAGNTAQEATP
- a CDS encoding heme biosynthesis protein HemY, with the translated sequence MKRLYVIVFLVIAATAALGLAIAEHSGYVLVAYKSFRYESSLWATLAVVAVLWLLFWGIKALVELIMTSTGVVNPWSRRNRSRRVQVAIEHGQLDLAEGRWASAQRHLTRAAEAERQPLLFYLGAARAANEQGHYEECDRLLERALERQPQAELAIALSHAQLQTDRGDTDGALVTLQAMHERHPRSAQTLRQLQRLYQQRGEWSAVIRLLPELRKDKVLPPAELAELERRAWGENLSLAAQREDDGTVGLQSLKRAWEQLTAAQRQEPPLVLAYAEQLRQLGAQVEAQEVLRTALKRKYDSHLARLYGLVRGSDPVRQLQTAEGWLKEHPADPSLLLTLGRLCLQASLWGKARDYLESSLQLQRNPETCAELARLLAQLGDTERSNQLFQEGLGLLDERLLAAPLPVSARI
- a CDS encoding disulfide bond formation protein B; protein product: MSLACSRSLFFMAFIAGAFALGASYYLEYTVGLTPCSLCLVQRLFLTLLCICCGVAAVHGPRRAGLGLYWLCALGASLGGTTAAWRQVLIQSDPLLQMVKCTPAAEPLFSALPWVCALQRMFNGGADCAEISWTLFDLSIPEWSLLFFVAVSILAVYQLLRLAWNALQRPFSGEASHPVLLRD
- the rsd gene encoding sigma D regulator, with the protein product MLESCQNAQERWGGVHLLIDRWLQEREELIRVYDLLGDKPEALSESRKPLLEFCGVLVDYVSAGHFEIYEQLTGEAKAFNDKRGLELADTIYPRIDVITEKLLAFNDLCEEGKCVAEKFKELGGLLHERFELEDCLIEVLHNAHKEEAAVQA
- a CDS encoding FKBP-type peptidyl-prolyl cis-trans isomerase, producing the protein MSRYFFLTLCLVFSAAHATEKTTANDAHDLAYSLGASLGERLRQEVPQLQIQALIEGLQQAYQGKPLALSEARIEQILAEHESQNAEQSSRSSSDAAMANEQRFLSAEKARPGVKELADGILLTELAPGTGAKAGPDGKVQVLYIGRLPDGTVFDQNTQPQWFNLDSVIAGWRTALQNMPVGAKWRLVIPSDQAYGADGAGDLIAPFTPLVFEVELRGATH